In one window of Solanum pennellii chromosome 2, SPENNV200 DNA:
- the LOC107010937 gene encoding uncharacterized protein LOC107010937, producing MDRFPKFDMVVSAPPQLTMWHNNLDGDHRRALNKYVGALTELINMDGSPELIEVLTGYWDSQKMVFHFGTAEITPTLEEIRDCIDTVGTGIERRARKQEDIFIPNKPSVENIADSLGLRKDFTYWCQDSHVMFRDLYVRFGHASFYAAYNREFKISYREWNEVRPLAFAVALLGTMVFTHGPSLSINTRVITLVHTLFKGYENQGTTKYYPIAPVILSDRYRALGKCKEGHRYFQGCNLLLQWWILSHLAKGAGTRELHTLDNKNTLKDLKDLLF from the coding sequence ATGGACCGCTTCCCTAAGTTTGATATGGTCGTCTCAGCGCCACCTCAGCTTACGATGTGGCACAACAATCTGGACGGGGATCATAGGCGAGCCCTTAACAAGTACGTAGGGGCCTTAACTGAGCTGATCAACATGGATGGTTCGCCAGAACTAATCGAGGTGCTTACGGGGTACTGGGACAGTCAGAAAATGGTCTTCCATTTCGGAACGGCCGAAATTACCCCGACGTTGGAAGAGATAAGGGATTGCATAGACACCGTGGGCACTGGTATAGAGAGAAGAGCCCGAAAACAAGAGGATATTTTCATCCCCAACAAACCTTCCGTAGAGAACATCGCGGATTCGTTGGGACTAAGAAAAGACTTCACATATTGGTGTCAGGATTCCCACGTGATGTTCAGAGATCTCTATGTCAGATTCGGACACGCGAGTTTCTACGCCGCGTATAATCGAGAGTTTAAGATCTCTTACAGAGAGTGGAACGAGGTCCGCCCCCTAGCGTTTGCTGTGGCATTGCTGGGAACAATGGTCTTCACGCACGGCCCGAGTTTGAGCATCAACACCAGAGTCATAACGCTCGTCCACACGTTGTTCAAAGGATACGAAAATCAAGGAACAACAAAATACTACCCCATAGCCCCAGTCATATTATCCGACAGGTATCGGGCCTTGGGTAAGTGCAAAGAAGGACACCGATATTTCCAAGGGTGTAATCTGCTCCTCCAGTGGTGGATTCTCAGCCACTTGGCAAAAGGTGCTGGGACTCGGGAATTACACACCCTCGACAACAAGAACACTCTCAAGGACTTAAAAGATTTACTATTCTAG
- the LOC114076121 gene encoding uncharacterized protein LOC114076121 — protein sequence MPTGKLAKWQMLLSEFDIVYVTQKVIKAQALADHLAENPVDEEYEPLKTYFHDEEVSFVGEDIFEAYPGWILFFDGAANHQGKGIGAVLVSESGQHYPMAAKLRFNCTNDMVQGEWAVKNPKIIPYVQYVKNMCKRFRKIEFRHTPRIQNELADALATIASMIKHPDTDYIDPLDIDLKEHPVHCSHVESEPDGLPWYFDIKRYLESGTYPEDATSNQKKSIHRMALNFFLNGEVLYRRTPDLGLLRCVDAAEAVRLIEQIHAGVCEPATSNGHRFILVAIDYFTKWVEAASYKLVTKKMVADFVRNNLICRYGVPESIITDNGANINSHLMKKICEQFKIIHRKSTAYRPQMNGAVEAANKNIKKILRKMIDKQRGWHEMLPYALLGYRTTVRTSTRANPYLLVYGTEAVVPVEVEIPSLRIIQEAELSNAEWVSKRIDQLALIDEKRMVAVCHGQLYRQRMTRAFHKRVRTSNFEVGQLVLKRIFHHQDEYKGKCAPNWQGPYMVRKYYLEVLWSCQRWMALYGPNLSTQMLSRDTVFEVSFSHFCCYLLVSSFALKLAEFSRRMNTESSQREENYLQNQ from the exons ATGCCGACTGGAAAGTTAGCTAAATGGCAAATGCTGTTGAGTGAGTTCGATATCGTGTACGTGACGCAGAAGGTAATAAAGGCACAAGCTTTGGCCGATCATCTTGCGGAAAACCCCGTTGACGAAGAATATGAACCTCTCAAGACatattttcacgatgaagaagtgtcatttgtgggtgaagatattttTGAAGCGTATCCAGGTTGGATATTATTCTTTGACGGAGCGGCGAATCACCAAGGTAAAGGTATTGGAGCAGTCCTAGTATCGGAATCTGGACAGCACTATCCTATGGCAGCTAAATTACGATTCAATTGCACAAACGACATG gttcaaggagaatgggctgtGAAGAACCCAAAAATTATACCTTACGTACAGTATGTAAAAAATATGTGTAAAAGGTTTCGCaagatcgagttcagacatactcccagaatacaGAATGAATTAGCCGATGCTCTGGCCACCATCGCTTCGATGATCAAACATCCGGATACTGATTACATCGACCCGCTGGATATAGATTTGAAGGAACACCCAGTCCATTGTTCACATGTTGAATCAGAACCAGACGGTTTgccttggtattttgatataaagaggTACTTGGAGTCTGGGACATATCCAGAAGACGCTACATCTAATCAGAAGAAGTCGATACATCGTAtggctctcaatttctttctaaatGGAGAAGTCCTgtataggaggactccagatttgggTCTTTTAAGATGTGTAGATGCTGCTGAAGCTGTGAGacttattgaacagatacatgctgGAGTTTGCG AGCCGGCCACTTCTAATGGACACAGATTcattttggttgccattgattatttcaccaagtgggtggaagcagccTCTTACAAGTTGGTAACCAAGAAAATGGTGGCCGATTTTGTccgcaacaatctgatatgcagaTATGGAGTtccagaatccatcattactgataacgGTGCAAATATCAACAGTCATTTGATGAAAAAGATATGTGAACAATTTAAGATTATTCACCGAAAGTCAACTGCTTATCGCCCCCAAATGAACGGAGCTGTAGAGGCCGccaacaaaaatatcaaaaagattttgaggaaaatgattgacaaacAGCGAGGTTGGCATGAAATGTTGCCATATGCTCTACTAGGTTATCGAACGACGGTCAGAACATCGACTAGGGCTAATCCATATTtgctagtatatggaacagaGGCAGTCGTACCTGTTGAAGTCGAGATACCGTCATTAAggatcatccaagaagctgaaTTAAGTAACGCCGAATGGGTTAGTAAACGGATTGATCAACTAGCcttgattgatgagaagagaatggtcGCCGTATGCCATGGCCAACTGTATAGACAGAGAATGACTCGCGCTTTTCACAAAAGAGTAAGAACCAGCAATTTTGAAGTCGGTCAATTGGTTCTTAAGCgtatttttcatcatcaagaCGAGTACAAAGGAAAGTGCGCACCAAACTGGCAAGGTCCCTACATGGTTCGTAAATACtatctggaggtgctttggtcctgtcAGAGATGGATGGCACTGTATGGCCCAAACCTATCAACTCAGatgctgtcaagagatactGTGTTTGAAGTTTCATTTTCGCATTTTTGCTGTTATTTACTT GTTTCTAGCTTTGCTTTGAAATTGGCCGAATTCTCCCGACGGATGAATACGGAGAGCTCCCAAAGAGAAGAAAACTATCTCCAAAACCAGTGA